The genomic window CCCGAAGAGTAGCGGCTCGCCGCCGTGGAAGAGGATCGAGAAGTTCTTCAGCCCGTAGCGGAGGATGTGCTCCTCGAGCTTCACGAGGAGTGCACCCTCCGCCTCCTCCGTCAGCACCTTCGGCTTCTCGTAGACCGAGGCGTCACGGAACCAGTAGCAGTAGGTGCAGTTGAGGTTGCACCGGGCTGCCAGCTTCAACAGCAGATAGTCGAATACCGGGAGCCGAAACGCGCGGCCCACGTCTACTTACCGGCGCGCATCGCAGGCGCCGCCGCACGGAGCCGCTCGATGATGAGCCTGTCGAGCTCAGGACGGATCTCGGCGCCGATCTGCTCGCCGCCGGCTTCGGCGACGGTGTCGTCGGTACGGTCGTACCGCGAATAATTGGTGCGGGTGTAATCCTGGCGGTTGTACCCTTCCACGTAGCTCTTGTCGTACCCCGCCTCTTCGGATTCGGAGTCGTCGGCGCTCAGTTCGTGGACCAGGTCTCGCAGGATGTCCGAGGCGACCGGCGAGCCGGCCTCCAGGTTCACGCTCGTGCCGTACTTCGCAACCAGGCGCTGCCGCAAAGACGAATCGATAGTCGGCATCTCTTTCCCCTTTGGCCGTGAGAGCCCGCCTTCCCTGGTCCTGCCGAGAGGGTCACACTGTAGTGCTCCGATCCAGGTGAAGGCTAGAAAAAAATTGCCGCGGAGACCTACCGCATCAGCTCGTCCACGCGCTTCGCCGAGAACCCCGCCGTCGCGCGGTTGCCGGCGACGGTGACGGGGCGGGTGACGAAGGTGTACTCCTCGGACATCAGGCGGAGGAGGTCGTCTTCGGTGAGGGTCTGCTCGTGGAGGCCCAGCTTGCGGTACTTCATGGCGCGCTTCGAGAACAGCTTTTCCGCGCCGCCGGCTTTGCGCGCGAGGTCCTCGACCTCCGCGCGTTCCAGGGGCTGGGCCTTGAGGTCGCGAAAGGAGGCAATGCGGACGCCGCGGTCGTGCAGGTGCTGGACGGCCTTCTGGCAGGTGGTGCAGTGAGGGAGCCAGTACACGTCGACTCCCCCCGTATCAGCACTCACTGCGTCCCCTGCAGGACCGGAGACTCGGCAAGGTAGGCGGCTACCAGTGCCACGACCTCGGCGTCGGTGAGGGTGCGGTCGCCGGTCTTGGCGTGGTTGAAGACGTGGCTGCAGAGGGCGTCGTCGTCGGCGTCGAAGCCGTGGGCGCGCATCCAGTAGCGCACGTTGGAAAGGCCGCTCATCGGCGAGATGTCGATCTTCTGGCAGAGGCCGAAGAGGCCCGCGGGGACGCCGGAGTAGATGCGGTCCGCCAGCCAGGCGTCGCCCTTGGCCTCGGCCTTGATGATGGCGGCGGCGTGCACGCCCGTGCCGGTGCGGAAGGCGTCCTCGCCGAAGACGGGCCAGTTGTACGCCAGCGGCACGCGGCAGGCGCGCGCGGCGGTCTGCACGTAGTCGTTGAGCTTCGACAGGTCCCAGTCGTGCAGGCCCAGCAGCTTCAGGTTCACCAGGAGCAGATCCATCTCCGCGTTGCCGCAGCGCTCGCCGATGCCGAGCGCGGTGCCGTGGATGCGGTGCGCGCCCTCCTCGATGGCGGCCAGGCAGTTGGGCATTCCCAGCCCGCGGTCGCGGTGGCCGTGCCAGTCGACCTTGACGTCCTCGCCGCTCGGCTTCACGACCTCGTCGATCACGAAGCGGATCAGCCGGCGGACGCCGTGCGGGGTGGCGTGGCCCACCGTGTCACACAGGCAGATGCGCCGCGCGCCGCACTCGATCGCCGTCCTGTACAGCGCCTTCACCACCTCCGGTTGCGCGCGGGTGGTGTCCTCCGTCACGTACATCACCGGCAGGCCCTCCGCCACGGCGAAGCTCACGGCGTCCTCGGTGGAGCGCAGCATCCGCTCCAGCGTCCAGTCTTCGGCGTACTGTCGGATGGGGGACGATCCGATGAAGGTGGCCGCCTCAATGGCGATCCCCACCCGCTGCGACACGTCGACGATCGGCTGCACGTCGGCGCGAACGGTGCGGGCGGCGCAGTTGGGCTCTATCGGGAGGCGCTCGTCCGCAATTGCGCGCGCCAGTGCTTCCACGTCGCGCACGGCGCGCGGGCCGGCGCCGGGAAGGCCGATGTCCGCCGCGGCGATCCCAAGCTCCGCCATCAGGTGGAGGAGGTGGATCTTGTCTTCAATGGGCGGATCGGTAACGGAGGGCGACTGCAGGCCGTCGCGCAGCGTCTCGTCGTTGAGCTGCACGCCGCGCCGGGTGGAATAGTCGAACGAGCCGTCCTGCGTGTTCCAATCGAAGACCAGGTCGCGCTCCTGCATGCGATCCTCGCGGGCGGGGGTTGAGGGGAGGCGCCCCGGGCTCGGGCACGCCATGCATCATAATGAACGGCAGGCAGATGCGAAACCCGGGGCGGCTCGGTTGACAGCCCCGCCGCGGCACGGCATCATCA from Longimicrobium sp. includes these protein-coding regions:
- a CDS encoding ArsC/Spx/MgsR family protein, coding for MYWLPHCTTCQKAVQHLHDRGVRIASFRDLKAQPLERAEVEDLARKAGGAEKLFSKRAMKYRKLGLHEQTLTEDDLLRLMSEEYTFVTRPVTVAGNRATAGFSAKRVDELMR
- a CDS encoding LeuA family protein → MQERDLVFDWNTQDGSFDYSTRRGVQLNDETLRDGLQSPSVTDPPIEDKIHLLHLMAELGIAAADIGLPGAGPRAVRDVEALARAIADERLPIEPNCAARTVRADVQPIVDVSQRVGIAIEAATFIGSSPIRQYAEDWTLERMLRSTEDAVSFAVAEGLPVMYVTEDTTRAQPEVVKALYRTAIECGARRICLCDTVGHATPHGVRRLIRFVIDEVVKPSGEDVKVDWHGHRDRGLGMPNCLAAIEEGAHRIHGTALGIGERCGNAEMDLLLVNLKLLGLHDWDLSKLNDYVQTAARACRVPLAYNWPVFGEDAFRTGTGVHAAAIIKAEAKGDAWLADRIYSGVPAGLFGLCQKIDISPMSGLSNVRYWMRAHGFDADDDALCSHVFNHAKTGDRTLTDAEVVALVAAYLAESPVLQGTQ